A single Acidobacteriota bacterium DNA region contains:
- a CDS encoding tetratricopeptide repeat protein: protein MNPRILGLCIVAMLSALGVLVGEDSFADTAEPVRAVLVQATGNVSVEDGGGARHAPRFRRVARLSMVSVGDRIHVGDESRAVLICSNDRRVSLSAGSRDRISVDLCLAGREARAGTFADLVEIEGRVLADRGAVIVERLPRGEGNLREIPRLLIPRNSAVISSQPDLVWTRVPGAATYLLRARGGVSWQQEVPSDHCTPATSSCTLSWPSSVLLPPQTEVEIEVSILDDGGLQRTESVTPRLHRLSNEEALRIQGAIQAISLLDLAHEEQALLSGEIYRAHQLYGEAISALRQATAGSDSSELHLLLGESHLLVGLLDFAEKAFLQALSIERAPEVIARAALGLGQIEWVRGEERVGREHLLEAAALFHQMDRLEEEQAVRRLIGQISF from the coding sequence TTGAATCCACGAATCCTCGGGCTCTGCATCGTCGCCATGCTCTCAGCGCTCGGTGTGCTGGTAGGAGAGGACTCCTTTGCCGACACGGCCGAGCCGGTGCGGGCAGTTCTCGTGCAGGCAACGGGCAACGTTTCGGTCGAGGATGGGGGCGGTGCCCGGCACGCTCCAAGGTTCCGCCGCGTCGCCCGCCTCTCCATGGTGAGTGTGGGAGATCGGATTCACGTTGGAGATGAAAGTCGAGCTGTCTTGATCTGCTCCAATGATCGGAGGGTCTCCTTATCGGCCGGTTCCAGAGATCGAATCAGCGTAGATCTCTGTCTCGCGGGCCGCGAGGCGCGGGCCGGAACCTTTGCGGATCTCGTGGAGATTGAAGGTCGGGTGCTGGCAGACCGTGGAGCGGTGATCGTGGAGCGACTGCCGCGGGGCGAGGGCAATCTCAGAGAGATTCCCAGGTTGCTTATTCCGCGCAACTCAGCGGTGATCAGCTCTCAACCGGACCTGGTCTGGACGCGGGTACCGGGAGCCGCAACCTATCTGCTCCGAGCTCGGGGCGGCGTCAGTTGGCAGCAGGAAGTCCCTTCGGATCATTGCACGCCCGCCACCTCTTCTTGCACCCTGAGCTGGCCGAGCTCCGTCCTGTTGCCGCCCCAGACCGAGGTCGAGATCGAGGTATCCATTCTCGATGATGGAGGCCTGCAGCGCACCGAATCTGTAACTCCTCGGCTTCATCGGCTATCCAATGAGGAGGCTCTTCGCATTCAGGGAGCGATCCAGGCGATCTCCCTCCTCGACCTCGCCCACGAAGAGCAAGCTCTCCTCAGCGGCGAGATCTATCGTGCTCACCAGCTCTATGGCGAAGCGATTTCCGCCCTCAGACAAGCCACCGCAGGGTCGGACAGCTCCGAGCTCCACCTCCTCCTCGGTGAATCCCACCTCTTGGTGGGCCTGCTCGACTTCGCCGAGAAGGCCTTCCTACAAGCGCTCTCAATCGAGCGCGCACCTGAGGTAATAGCGAGAGCGGCCTTGGGCCTAGGGCAAATCGAATGGGTGCGCGGTGAGGAGAGAGTCGGCCGTGAACATCTCCTCGAGGCAGCCGCCCTCTTTCACCAGATGGATCGGCTCGAGGAGGAGCAAGCGGTCAGAAGGCTGATTGGGCAGATTTCGTTCTGA
- a CDS encoding sterol desaturase family protein, which produces MEHYWTIFLDGYQNYARYLWGELTHFHAKNYLLWLVGVSVLFFVLEMVKPWRKDQAKFRKDFWLDAFYMFFNFFLFSLVVYNAASDVAVNLFNDFLASFGIRNLVALEVDSWPVWTQLLTLLVVRDFVQWNTHRLLHLVPFLWQFHKVHHSVEEMGFAAHLRYHWMENVVYRTLEYIPLAMIGFGIDDFFVVHIFTLAVGHFNHSNLRVPLGPLKYIFNNPQMHIWHHVKALPKDRSHGMNYGLTLSLWDYLFGTACIPSDGRDIELGFEGDEEFPQTFWGQLTVGVKPPARD; this is translated from the coding sequence ATGGAGCACTACTGGACGATCTTTCTCGACGGCTACCAGAACTACGCCCGCTATTTGTGGGGTGAGTTGACCCACTTCCACGCCAAGAACTACCTGCTGTGGTTGGTGGGGGTCTCGGTGCTCTTCTTCGTCCTCGAGATGGTCAAACCGTGGCGAAAGGACCAGGCGAAGTTCCGCAAGGACTTCTGGCTGGACGCCTTCTACATGTTCTTCAACTTCTTCCTCTTCTCCCTGGTCGTCTACAACGCGGCGTCCGACGTGGCGGTCAACCTATTCAACGACTTCCTGGCGTCCTTCGGCATCCGCAACCTGGTCGCCCTGGAGGTCGACAGCTGGCCCGTCTGGACACAGCTGCTGACTCTCCTCGTGGTCCGTGACTTCGTGCAGTGGAATACCCACCGGCTGCTCCACCTCGTCCCGTTCCTGTGGCAATTCCACAAGGTTCATCACTCCGTCGAGGAGATGGGCTTCGCCGCTCATCTGCGCTACCACTGGATGGAAAATGTGGTCTATCGGACGCTGGAGTACATCCCGTTGGCGATGATCGGCTTCGGCATCGACGACTTCTTCGTGGTGCACATCTTCACGTTGGCGGTGGGGCACTTCAACCACTCCAACCTTCGGGTCCCCCTGGGCCCGCTGAAGTACATTTTCAACAACCCGCAGATGCACATCTGGCATCACGTCAAGGCGCTCCCGAAGGACCGGTCCCATGGCATGAACTACGGCTTGACCCTGAGCCTTTGGGACTATCTCTTCGGCACGGCGTGCATTCCTTCCGATGGCCGCGACATCGAGCTGGGGTTTGAGGGTGACGAAGAGTTTCCCCAGACCTTCTGGGGACAGTTGACGGTGGGGGTGAAGCCACCGGCGAGGGATTGA
- a CDS encoding CHAT domain-containing protein yields the protein MSTLSMEYLSFRLQIVSRSERHFEVLVWSPVGEGRGDFELDISDDDARTLSTFFLSSWLKEPPEEQPTAEAGAAQDEAQTAEESPRWRRSGDVGEWLFDLVFNGEVLELFQRSLDFAARTPDCGLRVEITYDPRDPHLDRLQSLPWELLRRPGTPEYLVLNSSSPIVRYVTLPRGADNQPTPEVLRILVVASNPLDMPFLDLAVEVQNLEKALRSYPKVELVYPKMPSLAEIRKTFESEQCHALQFMGHGDIQRKEGVLVLERDGGLPHPVRGEDLINALGDGPPPQLVVLNACRSAVSAESRPGNPLASVALSMVSAGTPAVVAMQHFISDTAAARFSEAVYDGLARGESVEAAVTEGRSEIHSVRPDRAEWATPVLFLRGRSRRAEQRERIRILMALVLALLLLALGTWLLFQQYQDARLTRLHNEGYVQFKQEDFVGARRSFEQALEIDADHAPTHSQLSLVESLAGNESAALKHAQAAVTASPYVAAYHYNLGQLLSQGRQYEAAQRALQAALDLEPQHAAALNELGRVYLALDLLPEARAILRRGITSETATAKDLAPLHKNLGFVLLVMGLEEEARFSFSDGLSYARRSRSETVAAESLLGLARAEQMADRTDAACSRLVELRQHHPEELRIGLQENQALTELATSCTDLAH from the coding sequence GTGTCTACCCTCTCAATGGAATACCTCTCCTTCAGGCTGCAGATCGTTTCGCGATCTGAACGCCACTTTGAAGTGCTCGTCTGGTCTCCTGTCGGCGAAGGGCGGGGAGATTTCGAGCTCGATATCAGCGACGACGACGCTCGCACGCTGAGCACATTCTTCCTCTCCAGTTGGCTGAAAGAACCTCCGGAAGAGCAACCAACCGCCGAAGCCGGTGCCGCTCAGGACGAGGCCCAGACTGCGGAGGAATCACCTCGATGGCGCCGCTCCGGAGACGTCGGAGAATGGCTCTTCGATTTGGTCTTCAACGGTGAGGTGCTGGAGCTCTTCCAGCGCTCGTTGGATTTCGCCGCCAGGACTCCGGATTGCGGCCTGCGCGTCGAGATCACCTACGACCCCAGGGACCCTCACTTGGATCGACTCCAATCCCTGCCCTGGGAGCTACTGCGTCGGCCCGGAACCCCAGAGTACTTGGTCCTCAACTCGTCCTCTCCCATCGTGCGCTACGTGACCCTGCCAAGAGGCGCCGATAACCAGCCTACCCCTGAGGTGCTGAGAATCCTGGTGGTCGCGAGCAATCCCCTGGATATGCCCTTTCTCGACCTGGCAGTGGAGGTGCAGAACTTAGAGAAGGCCCTCCGCTCCTACCCCAAGGTCGAGCTGGTGTATCCGAAGATGCCGAGCCTGGCTGAGATTCGCAAGACTTTTGAGTCGGAGCAATGTCATGCACTCCAATTCATGGGCCACGGTGACATCCAGAGGAAAGAAGGAGTGTTGGTTCTCGAGCGGGATGGGGGACTTCCCCATCCTGTGCGCGGCGAGGATCTAATCAATGCCCTGGGTGATGGTCCGCCCCCGCAGCTGGTGGTGCTCAACGCGTGCCGTTCAGCGGTCAGCGCCGAGAGCCGGCCGGGAAACCCCCTCGCCAGCGTTGCCCTTTCGATGGTGAGTGCCGGCACTCCCGCAGTGGTCGCCATGCAGCACTTCATTTCCGATACGGCGGCGGCACGCTTCAGTGAAGCCGTCTACGACGGGCTGGCCCGCGGGGAGTCGGTGGAGGCTGCGGTCACCGAGGGGCGGTCGGAGATCCACTCGGTACGCCCGGATCGCGCCGAGTGGGCAACCCCGGTGCTCTTCTTGCGCGGGAGGTCCCGCAGAGCTGAGCAGCGAGAGCGCATCAGGATTCTCATGGCTCTCGTCCTCGCCCTTCTGCTGCTTGCCCTGGGGACTTGGCTCCTCTTTCAGCAGTACCAGGATGCTCGTCTCACCAGGCTCCACAACGAGGGCTACGTTCAGTTCAAACAGGAGGATTTCGTAGGTGCGCGGAGATCTTTCGAGCAAGCCCTGGAGATCGACGCTGATCACGCGCCGACCCACAGTCAGCTCTCGCTGGTCGAGTCCCTGGCTGGCAATGAGAGCGCGGCCCTGAAGCATGCACAGGCCGCGGTCACCGCCTCACCCTATGTCGCGGCCTATCACTACAACCTTGGCCAGCTGCTGTCTCAAGGCCGGCAATACGAAGCAGCTCAGCGAGCTCTGCAGGCGGCTCTCGATCTCGAGCCCCAGCACGCAGCGGCCCTCAACGAGCTCGGCCGCGTGTACCTGGCCCTCGACCTTCTGCCGGAAGCCCGGGCCATCTTGCGTCGCGGCATCACCTCCGAGACCGCCACTGCCAAGGACTTGGCGCCTCTCCACAAGAACCTTGGTTTTGTCCTGTTGGTCATGGGCCTGGAGGAAGAGGCTCGGTTTAGCTTCTCCGACGGCTTGTCCTACGCCCGCCGCAGCCGCAGCGAGACAGTCGCTGCGGAGAGCTTGCTCGGGCTGGCTCGAGCCGAGCAGATGGCCGATCGGACCGACGCCGCATGCTCACGGCTCGTCGAGCTTCGCCAACATCATCCAGAAGAACTTCGCATCGGCCTTCAAGAGAACCAGGCCCTGACGGAGCTCGCCACCTCATGCACAGACCTCGCTCATTGA
- a CDS encoding DUF305 domain-containing protein: MGLFLLGLPLIAAAQAPIVHPGSPGEPPRELTAEEAIEIADSSYAPADVQFMQDMIPHHHQALEMAALVAERTNRPELLDVAGRINASQDDEIRFMQQWLRERGEHVPDPTAHGHMHTSHQMAGMASPEQMEQLAASKGTDFDRLFLQLMIPHHEGAVTMVEELLEQPGTAYDPVLFEFTTDVTNDQTAEIERMNALLVRLSSDPRSGLEPGLEDAEQAILNLELVASLPKPPGFYDPRNPANLPAERLHADADDEDPAEEGEKKDEKDDEDARSPLLSFANTDMAFRDDVLVAGSYHGFNVYRLAADGLPELVSSVVCPGGQGDVSIVGDLLIMSVEQTRGRLDCGLQGVNEDVSTDRFRGLRIFDISDLRRPVQVGAVQTCRGSHTHSVIAAPDGDGPNADDKIIVYNSGTASVRKEDELPGCFDESPGDDRTALFRIDVVEIPVAEPSKARIVASPAVFADPEEGILAGLWRGGDHGDETQETSATDHCHDITAFPALNIAAGACSGNGILFDISDPLRPQRIDEVLDQGFAYWHSATFNNDGTKVLFTDEWGGGGRPRCRAFDPLTWGANAIYDIVDGELVFQSYFKIPAPQLEQENCVAHNGSIVPIPGRDIFVQAWYQGGLSVIDFTDSANPVEIAYFDRGPIDAEDLVLGGFWSTYWYHGRIYGTEIVRGLDVLELLPSEYVSENEIAAAALADQGRVFNPQQQFPVTWPAEPAVARAYVDQLVRSGDLNEELAADLTAALDETSAQLEAGQADAELAGRLETLAADVTEQSGGAIAQRRWAGLGETLGELAGRLR, translated from the coding sequence TTGGGGCTTTTCCTCCTCGGTCTGCCCCTCATCGCCGCAGCCCAGGCCCCCATCGTCCACCCCGGCTCCCCGGGGGAACCGCCGCGGGAGCTCACCGCCGAGGAGGCCATCGAGATCGCCGACTCGAGTTATGCGCCGGCGGACGTGCAGTTCATGCAGGACATGATTCCTCACCACCACCAGGCGCTGGAGATGGCTGCGCTGGTGGCGGAGCGCACCAACCGGCCGGAGCTATTGGATGTCGCGGGACGCATCAACGCCTCCCAGGACGACGAGATTCGCTTCATGCAGCAGTGGTTGCGGGAGCGCGGAGAGCACGTGCCGGACCCCACCGCCCACGGTCACATGCACACCAGCCACCAGATGGCGGGCATGGCCTCGCCGGAGCAGATGGAGCAGCTCGCTGCCTCCAAGGGGACGGATTTCGACCGCCTCTTCCTACAGCTGATGATCCCCCACCACGAAGGGGCCGTGACCATGGTAGAAGAGTTGCTGGAGCAGCCCGGGACCGCCTACGACCCGGTGCTCTTCGAGTTCACCACCGACGTCACCAACGACCAGACCGCCGAGATCGAGCGCATGAACGCTCTGCTGGTACGACTGTCGTCGGATCCGCGGTCCGGCCTCGAGCCGGGCCTGGAAGATGCCGAGCAGGCAATCCTGAATCTCGAGCTGGTGGCTTCCCTACCCAAGCCGCCGGGCTTCTACGACCCGCGCAATCCGGCGAACCTGCCCGCCGAGCGCTTGCACGCGGACGCCGACGATGAAGACCCCGCGGAAGAAGGCGAGAAGAAGGATGAGAAGGACGACGAGGATGCTCGCAGCCCGCTGCTCAGCTTCGCCAACACCGACATGGCCTTCCGCGATGACGTGCTGGTGGCTGGCAGTTACCACGGCTTCAATGTCTACCGTCTAGCTGCGGACGGCTTGCCGGAACTCGTCAGCTCGGTGGTGTGCCCGGGAGGCCAGGGAGATGTCTCCATCGTCGGCGATTTGCTGATCATGTCCGTCGAGCAGACTCGCGGCCGCCTCGATTGTGGCCTTCAGGGCGTCAACGAGGACGTCAGCACGGACCGCTTCCGCGGCCTGCGCATCTTCGACATCAGCGATCTGCGACGCCCGGTGCAGGTGGGCGCGGTGCAGACGTGCCGCGGCTCCCACACCCACTCGGTGATCGCCGCCCCGGATGGAGACGGCCCGAATGCGGACGACAAGATCATCGTCTACAACTCCGGCACCGCCAGCGTTCGCAAGGAGGACGAGCTTCCGGGCTGCTTCGACGAGTCCCCCGGCGACGACCGCACCGCCCTCTTCCGCATCGACGTGGTGGAGATTCCCGTAGCCGAGCCTTCCAAGGCCCGCATCGTCGCCAGCCCGGCGGTCTTCGCCGACCCCGAGGAGGGCATCCTCGCCGGACTGTGGCGTGGCGGCGACCACGGCGATGAGACTCAGGAGACCAGCGCCACCGACCATTGCCACGACATCACCGCCTTCCCAGCCCTCAACATCGCCGCCGGCGCCTGCTCCGGTAACGGCATCCTCTTCGACATCTCGGACCCGCTCCGGCCCCAGCGCATCGACGAGGTCCTCGACCAAGGCTTTGCCTACTGGCATTCCGCAACCTTCAACAACGACGGCACCAAAGTGCTCTTTACCGACGAATGGGGCGGCGGCGGCCGGCCGCGGTGCCGCGCCTTCGACCCCCTCACCTGGGGTGCCAACGCCATCTACGACATCGTCGACGGCGAGCTCGTCTTCCAGAGCTACTTCAAGATCCCGGCACCACAGCTGGAGCAGGAGAATTGCGTCGCCCACAACGGCTCCATCGTGCCGATCCCGGGGCGCGACATCTTCGTGCAGGCCTGGTATCAGGGTGGCCTCTCGGTCATCGATTTCACCGACTCCGCCAATCCGGTAGAGATCGCCTATTTCGACCGCGGCCCCATCGACGCCGAAGACCTGGTCCTCGGCGGCTTCTGGTCCACCTACTGGTACCACGGCCGCATCTACGGCACCGAGATCGTCCGCGGCCTGGACGTGCTCGAACTGCTCCCCAGCGAGTACGTCTCGGAGAACGAGATCGCCGCAGCAGCGCTGGCGGATCAAGGCCGCGTCTTCAACCCCCAACAACAATTCCCCGTCACCTGGCCCGCCGAACCGGCGGTGGCCCGCGCCTATGTGGATCAGCTCGTGCGCAGTGGGGACCTGAACGAGGAGCTGGCAGCGGATCTCACCGCGGCGCTGGACGAGACGTCGGCCCAGCTCGAGGCAGGACAAGCCGATGCGGAGCTGGCTGGGCGACTGGAGACGCTGGCGGCCGATGTCACTGAGCAGAGCGGTGGCGCCATCGCCCAACGGCGCTGGGCGGGGCTCGGGGAGACTCTGGGAGAACTAGCGGGGCGCTTGCGCTGA
- a CDS encoding PIG-L deacetylase family protein — protein MSELYIPKSALVVVAHPDDIEYSCAGTLALWADGGAAITYVLCTSGDSGIDHPDIDRQRAMEIREEEQRAAAEIIGAQEVIFLRHRDGLLQPDLELRKELVGIIRRVRPEVVITGDPTLIWMNPIMLNHPDHRAASLATMEAAWPTAGQANLYPDFDADETMRLHRPKKILCTGWTQPEANFFVDISSTLDRKVQALEAHKSQMRGFDMAALLRHQATTNAAAQKKDGQGMELAEAFRMTSIVDDEWWEKTQGDPTAARRDAVSSLA, from the coding sequence ATGAGTGAGCTGTACATCCCGAAGAGCGCCCTGGTCGTCGTCGCCCATCCCGACGACATCGAATATAGCTGCGCCGGCACCCTGGCCTTGTGGGCCGACGGCGGCGCAGCCATCACCTATGTGCTGTGTACCAGCGGCGACTCCGGTATCGATCACCCCGACATCGACCGCCAGCGGGCGATGGAGATTCGCGAGGAAGAGCAGCGGGCGGCGGCGGAGATCATCGGGGCCCAGGAGGTGATCTTCCTACGCCATCGGGACGGTCTGCTGCAGCCCGATCTCGAGCTGCGCAAGGAGCTGGTGGGGATCATTCGGCGGGTGCGCCCGGAGGTGGTGATCACCGGCGACCCGACCCTCATCTGGATGAATCCCATCATGCTCAACCACCCGGATCACCGCGCTGCCTCCCTGGCGACGATGGAGGCGGCGTGGCCCACCGCCGGCCAGGCGAACCTCTATCCCGACTTCGACGCCGACGAGACGATGCGCCTGCATCGTCCGAAAAAGATCCTGTGCACCGGCTGGACCCAGCCCGAGGCGAACTTCTTCGTCGACATCTCGTCCACTCTCGACCGCAAAGTGCAGGCTTTGGAAGCTCACAAAAGCCAGATGCGCGGCTTCGACATGGCCGCTCTCCTGCGCCACCAGGCCACCACCAACGCCGCCGCCCAGAAAAAGGACGGCCAGGGGATGGAGCTCGCCGAGGCCTTCCGCATGACCAGCATCGTCGACGACGAGTGGTGGGAGAAGACCCAGGGGGACCCCACCGCTGCCCGGCGGGACGCCGTCTCGTCTCTGGCCTGA
- a CDS encoding glycosyltransferase family 4 protein, whose amino-acid sequence MTSETRPKIKLVFIVSIAFRWFHLEWILQELDRSRFDVSFILVRLNGQEMYMERFVREQGIPHLTLDCYIGFKGIVQTIWAIRRYCRREQVDVVHTHIFLASLVGLMGAFLARVPRRLNTRHHLISNHGKPTLWLDHLASALATRTIVASQVVHDVLTEKEGVPQRKLVHIPFGIDLDRFRGISDERIEVLRRKYDVEGKGPVVGVLARRTRTKGLQYIIPAFRRLLERHPDAYLLLAYANGPYQEEIEELLAEELPEDRYLEIKFETDVFAFYQLLDLCVHAPTGLERESFGLVYLEAMASGVPTVFTPCGVGPEIFEHRENTWVVEHENSDQIYEGMVAILESPELHETLVEGGRRTVDERFPLKKMVRSLEAVYLGEKPGESCDAQA is encoded by the coding sequence ATGACTTCTGAAACTCGCCCCAAGATCAAGCTCGTCTTCATCGTCTCTATCGCCTTCCGCTGGTTCCATCTCGAGTGGATTCTGCAGGAGCTCGACCGATCGCGCTTCGACGTCTCCTTCATCCTGGTACGCCTCAACGGCCAGGAGATGTACATGGAGCGTTTCGTGCGGGAGCAGGGGATCCCGCACCTGACCCTCGACTGCTACATCGGCTTCAAGGGCATCGTCCAGACGATCTGGGCAATCCGCCGCTACTGTCGCCGAGAGCAGGTGGATGTCGTCCACACCCACATCTTCTTGGCCAGCCTTGTGGGTCTCATGGGGGCGTTTCTGGCGCGGGTTCCCCGGCGCCTCAACACCCGGCACCATCTGATCTCCAACCACGGCAAGCCGACCCTCTGGCTCGATCACTTGGCCAGCGCTTTGGCGACGCGCACCATCGTCGCCAGCCAGGTGGTCCACGATGTGCTGACCGAGAAGGAAGGGGTGCCGCAGCGCAAGCTGGTGCACATCCCCTTCGGCATCGACCTGGACCGCTTTCGTGGCATTTCCGACGAGCGGATCGAGGTGCTGCGCCGAAAATACGACGTCGAGGGCAAGGGCCCGGTGGTCGGTGTGCTGGCCCGGCGCACCCGCACCAAGGGCCTGCAATACATCATCCCCGCCTTCCGCCGGCTCCTCGAACGGCACCCCGACGCCTATCTCCTCCTCGCCTACGCTAACGGTCCCTACCAAGAGGAGATCGAAGAGCTGCTCGCCGAGGAGCTTCCGGAGGACCGCTATCTCGAGATCAAATTCGAGACCGACGTCTTCGCCTTCTACCAGCTCCTCGATCTCTGCGTGCACGCGCCCACGGGGCTGGAGCGGGAGTCTTTCGGCCTGGTCTATCTGGAAGCTATGGCCTCGGGGGTGCCCACCGTCTTCACCCCCTGCGGCGTCGGTCCGGAGATCTTCGAGCACCGCGAGAACACCTGGGTGGTCGAGCACGAGAACAGCGACCAGATCTACGAGGGCATGGTGGCGATCCTCGAATCGCCGGAGCTCCATGAGACCCTCGTCGAGGGGGGACGCCGTACCGTCGACGAGAGATTCCCGCTGAAGAAGATGGTGCGTTCTCTCGAAGCCGTTTATCTTGGAGAGAAGCCCGGCGAAAGCTGCGACGCCCAAGCTTGA